From the Leptolyngbya sp. O-77 genome, one window contains:
- a CDS encoding PotD/PotF family extracellular solute-binding protein — protein sequence MTSSRFSRTTRRRFLQFSAAAISGVALSNCGRSPSGSGAAPGATPAANSNPASSAAGPLHIYTWADYSSPALYQRFQEKTGIEVIADVYDGNEVMLAKMQAGGGNQYSILYPSDYMVRQMIELEMLTKIDQSRLPGLANLRDRWQDPLYDPKNVHSVPVSWGTTGFIYNSNVLNPGPEDWDYLWENKDKLARKMTLLDDPRETMGAVLKSLGYSYNSTNPAELDEAYQKLRELKPAVRAFESFGWEDRLIAGDLVLCMTYSILGNALPADNPELKYVIPKSGTSVWTDTMVIPTTAPNVDAAYEWMNFMLDPETAAFASSELKFATPNQKAFDLLPAELQSNTNLYPDDAMMATFEGIKDLGPDNEQYDKLWTQLKAG from the coding sequence GGGGTCTGGTGCGGCTCCGGGCGCTACACCCGCTGCTAATAGCAACCCCGCCAGTTCCGCCGCTGGCCCGCTGCACATTTACACCTGGGCCGACTATTCCAGTCCAGCGCTCTACCAGCGGTTTCAGGAGAAAACGGGCATCGAGGTGATTGCCGATGTGTATGACGGCAATGAAGTCATGCTGGCCAAGATGCAGGCCGGCGGTGGCAATCAGTACAGCATTCTCTATCCGTCGGACTATATGGTGCGGCAGATGATCGAATTGGAAATGCTGACCAAGATCGATCAGTCACGGCTGCCAGGGCTGGCAAACTTGCGCGATCGCTGGCAAGACCCGCTCTACGATCCCAAAAACGTCCACAGCGTCCCCGTGAGCTGGGGCACGACCGGGTTTATCTACAACAGTAACGTGCTGAACCCCGGCCCCGAAGATTGGGATTACCTTTGGGAAAATAAAGACAAACTCGCCCGCAAGATGACGCTGCTCGATGACCCGCGAGAAACGATGGGCGCAGTGCTAAAGTCGCTCGGCTATTCCTATAATTCCACTAATCCGGCCGAGCTAGACGAAGCTTACCAAAAGCTGCGGGAGCTAAAGCCAGCAGTGCGGGCGTTTGAGTCGTTTGGGTGGGAAGATCGGCTGATCGCGGGCGATCTGGTGCTGTGCATGACCTATTCCATCTTGGGGAATGCGCTGCCTGCGGATAACCCCGAACTGAAATACGTGATTCCCAAGAGCGGCACGTCGGTCTGGACAGATACGATGGTGATTCCCACCACCGCGCCAAATGTGGACGCGGCCTATGAGTGGATGAACTTTATGCTCGACCCGGAAACGGCGGCGTTTGCCTCCAGCGAACTGAAGTTTGCCACGCCCAACCAAAAGGCGTTTGACCTGCTGCCTGCGGAGCTTCAGTCCAACACCAATCTGTATCCTGACGATGCGATGATGGCGACGTTTGAGGGTATCAAAGATCTGGGCCCGGATAACGAGCAGTATGACAAGCTGTGGACGCAGTTAAAAGCTGGTTAG